GTCTTTTGCTCTGATAGCAGAAAAAATGAGAATATCCATTAATGGAGGGAACATGGACTCCTTCATTTTGGTTGAACATTGTAAATGGAAGAGATCATAGGAAATAATGAACACTGATGAGGACTTCTTAACTTCCTCTACCCGAAATATTTAGGTAGTACTAGTATGCCAATAATTGATGATAATTGTTGACttgtttattcatttttattttatttattattgatgGTTTATACAAATGAAAAGCCCGTTAGAAACGATTGTAGTGTAATGTTTCCAATTTAAGAGAATAAATGTGGAACAAAACtacaaaagattttaaaataattaaaataataaaacctaaaaatAATTTCCAAAGAATTTGGGTATAGAGGAAAGGTTATAATTACATAACGTGGcgaatcaaaattttaaatttgactaAGAAAAAGTATTTAatggtgcgtttgatctgctaaaaaaatgAAGGATCGGACAAACTGGGAGACAAAAGACAGGGACAAAAATATCACTAAACCacaacacaactttttgtctcAAGTACAAGCTgtataaaataccaaaatatcattttgttcACCAAACATCGTAAAAGACAAAAGATTGTTCGATATCATAAAAGTTTGTTCTatgttgttctgtcttgtactgttttGTCCCGTACTAACTCTTTAacagatcaaacggacccttagagtgtgtttggatgagagattctagaaattcaagggattttaaatactaagAAATTCAATTGcttcaattgaattcccttgatttttaaattcaattgtttggataaagtgatgaaattccatcaattgtaaaattctttgtttagGTAATGTAATgaaatttccttcatttaatttaatttatcttaaaaatatcGACCATAGAcccaaaaatcggccgaaaaactaaaattaattgTAAACCCAAAAACGACCTGAAATTCAAAAAATCGGtccaaaacccaaaaaattgacccaaaacctaaaatcaaccataaacacaaaaaatcggacgaaaaacctaaaaacgaccaaaaaacctaaaatcgactataaactctaaaatcggccgaaaacccaaataatcagtcgaaaaaccaaaaatcgaccctaaacccaaaaaatcggccgaaaaacctaaaatcggccaaaattccaaaaatcgactataaaccctaaaatcggccgaaaacccaaaaattgactataaacccaGTTTTCgtccgattttttgggtttaggtccatttttgggttttcagtcAATTTTAGGATTTATAGCCGATTTCAGGTTCTCAACCGAGTTTTTTtggtttagggacgattttagatttttcggccgattttttgggttttcagccgattttagggtttatggtcgattttagggtttttggccgattttagattttcaaccgatttttttgggtttttcggccgattttttgggttttcggtcgatttttggtttttggccgatcttttgggtttttggccgatcttttgggtttttggtcgattttttggattttggccgattttaggtttttatgccatttttttgggttttcggcaaattttagggtttatagttgatttttgggttttcggccaattttttgggttttcggccgattttagggagtttatagtcaatttttgggattttggccgattttaggttttcggctgagtttttttgggtttagggtcgactTTGGGTTTTTCGgcatattttttggttttacggtcgatttttggattttcggccgattttttgagtttcggccgattttttgggtttcggccgattttagtgtttataatcgattttaggttttctgtcgattttttggtttttcggccgattttttggattttcggccgattttatcGTCTATcgtcgattttagattttttcgatcaattagtaatttttaaaagtttatagagaagaaggaatttcaaattctttgattTTAGGTGTCaatttgaaattctctaaatttaacttgaacaaaatacttcataaattttcatcattttgaaaattcttcaaattatcATCCAAACAGTggaattcacctcaaatcatttgaatttcCTCAAAACATTACTCTACCTCAAAAAATTCCTCCATCCAAACAAACTCTTACATTCTCAAATAAGATTATTTCATGTGAATGAATCTTAgaatgtaaacttttttttgataatattttaacaGTTCGTTATTTAGGCTATGAATAATTACATtatccaaaataattaaattatccATAATAATTACATTCTAAACATGTAATCGAATGAGATCAATTGCCTTTATCACctgatattttatttatgtgcaTGACAATTAGCTCTATGGTAATTATGTACACATACCATATAAGGGTGAATGAAGGGTTCacactttaaatttaaaactgtatttcaataaaattgtttaatgGGAGATGATAGAAGGGagaaaaggacaaaaaaaaattgaattttataaggttcgcatCCTAGAATGCGAACTTTTTTTCCCCattttgctatttacacactcacGTTCTATGTTGCGAGGGGGTATAATTGAAACGCCAGGGGGCGTGTGTGAGACTCGGGGGTGCAAAAAGAAGAAGTCAAAGTCAAATATTTCCATGATAAAATGATTTATAGGAAGGAGTTATCTATTGGGCCAAAAGTGTAATTATTCAACCCTCACCTTAAAATCATGATGTTTTTCTCTTCCGACCCCCcgcctttcttttataccccaaaaATTTCATTTGTGCGGCCAATGgattgaaactttttttatttctaacaTTTTTATGTGTATACCAGTTATGAATTATGGGGGAGTGTTAGAATATGTGTAATTCATAACTGTTTTGACTTAGTTTAGTTTGTTAATAAGTTGGTTACAACAactagttagttagttacaatCAATTGTGAAGTTAGTTGATTTATGTGTAAATGACTTGGTTCATAAGTCATTAGTTTAAATAGTATAAATAGTGATCAATTGTACTATTCTATAATGGCCCAAgtgtggatgaataaaatttttactttgcGTTCAATTATCTTCTTCATTCTTTTCATCATTCATCATTTTTTCTGGTTTTGCTTATCTTGCCTCATTTTCTGTGTTCTTGCTCATAAGCTCGTCGCACGTCTATGAGCATCTGCTTGTAACATTGCAAAACTTGCGTAGATTGTGTGTTGTGCCAACACATAGCATTTGAATAAGCCAAATATGTGAATGACATACGTCAGATGATGTACCAACAATTACAGGTTTCAGTAAGTAGTTTTGGTAATAGGAATCAACGGTTGGTTAGTTCAACGCATAACTAgcattaaataatataaaccaaatacattaattattgaatgGATCTGAAAAGTCagaaatttcttataaaaaggactggagggagtaataaGTATATGACATCATACTTGTGCCAGAAGGTTTAGTCTAGTGCTCCATATATTTAGAGAGTGGATTATCTCCAATAATTTACCATGCAGTTCATCTCAAACCCTTAGattgaaaaatatcaaatttaaataaatggaaatGTTAAATTTTAATGGTGCAGATATCAATGGCTCCCTCTCTCGTGATTAACACAATTGAGAGGATCCGGGTTCATATATTTAAAGGTTGAAAAATCTCTAAACTTGTCtccaaactctaaaccttagtTATTTCTCCAAAATCTCATGTGATCCACACATCCATCAAATAATTGCACCgtaccttttttatttttatttgtgataATGAGACAATGAGTCCGTTTGGCAAGGTAAAAAAGATAGTTTTTAGCTTTTGTCTTAcggtttataaactaaaaaatctGTTTGGTAATAGtcttttcagaaagagcttttagcttattttactaactTTTAGCTTCATTTtcagaagctatttcaagtagtttcTGAGCTTATAGTTtctagcttttcattttttcttcctcttttacccttattattttaactaaaatccacatataccctttataatttattatcattacaatttaaaataaaataagtaaatacatgttttaatgttgcttcttttaaaatcacatgcatatagtatgttttaacgttgtcttattatctattttcaaatatgaaggctaaaatatttttttatcaattcatagATACATAccttaatataatttattttttgaaacaccgtaccttactataattaaccattatactatattgtgaatatattttgttgttattttttcataaagtatatcagctgaaatgaaaataatttttttaaaaaaaatacagcatataaaaattagtttaataataatatttgaaagatatatttattgaattaataaacttaaaatattgtaccaaaaaaataataaacttaaaatattaaattctaaggatttttttttccacaaaattctaagtatcttaaatagtattaatttggcaaaaaaaattattgaattaaagatgtcatttatgtcattttacatttatcagtcagttgaaccgctaattttaccaaacacttcaatcaacttatcagctataagctagaaGCTATCAGCCATCATTCATCAGccataagctatttttgccaaacaaaGCCAATTTCTCAAACCGTACCTAGTACTACAATAGTAGTATCAAAATATAAGTCGTTTAGACCATGTTGCacacattaaaaaaatgtaattaatgttatatgaaaaaaaattagttaatttacaatttttttttactaatgatatgataaagataatttttttaaaaaaaaaatgtgtttcaTGGCTTTTCGTAATTTCAATCAAACCTTAActctataaaataaataactgtGCCAATCACTATAAATTCACACTTGTCCGCACGTTTGttgtttacttttttatttttttttataagcaatatatatatacttccTTCGTCTTATTTTATTTGACTAAATGCAAGATTcatatatcttgttttgaccgtatttttctaaaagtatataaatataattatgtaattattatcatataagatattgtttgatttgtttcgacgaatatttttgaaatatcaaatttatataatttttactcatagacaattaaagatattcatAATCAAAGTTATGTATTGGtgtacgtgcagtggtcaacTAATCCTTATAGATAGACAAGATATTGCTAACGCGAGTGTCccataatatttatattttaattttcaattcattgactttacacattttcataaaatttactattatttaaaGTTCTTAAAGAGTACTCGGGCACTCACtagtatcattttttttttacgatttctaacaaaaaaaaaggagtttTTCTTTACGGTCCAGTTAAAAAGAGAGCTTTTACTGGAGGTAAAAGGTCATTTTTTTGACGCAAGAGGTAAAAGGTCATTAAGAAACAAGAacattgacatttttttatgaaaaaaatttgtttaccACTTCAAAAGGCAAGGGTCTGTggaacctaaaataaacattgGAAAATGTCAACACTTTTTTGCTGGCACGTGTAATTTTATTTAGGCTTTTGTTGGCAAGAATTATTTGTACGGTTCAATAAGCTAATAAGTTactcctccgtcccaaaatataagaaccaaTTGACTACTGTACGTAcaccaatgcataactttgattacaaatatttttaatttgcgattagtaaaaattataaaagtttgatattttgaaaatacggtcaaaacaaaatatatggatagtgcatttagtcaaatgagATCTTATAAAAATGGGACGTAGTTTATTCACTCTATAATTCATATCAATTCATTTTTATCCCTCATGTTGTAGTGTAATGGTTAGCATTACTAGAATATGAATGTCGGTGTGTAGGTTAAAACCCAACCCACTTTCCGCTCCATTTATTTGTGGAAGTGTTGGACACTAAACATAACTCgaaaaatttcatattataaGTGGcataaataattttggaatagTATTAGTAACCACAACTTTATAGTGTGTATAAGAGCATACTAGTACATTTTTGTGgcttaaataattttggattaGTAACCACAACTTTAGAGTGTGTATAAGAGCATACATTGTGgcttaaataattttggattaGTAACCACATGTCGGGGACTAAACCATATTATAGAAGACACATCTCAATCCAAAACTttaaaatatcttaaaatatatattagattAATAAGCCAtcttttttctaaatttaatattattttcatatatagtCGATGTAGCACTTAACCATTCACACTTAAAACCCGACACCCAAAGAATTTCATATTTAGTGGCCGgcttaaataattttggattaGTAACCACAAACTTTAGAGTGTGTATATAAGAGCATATAAactttgtatatttgtttttatttcacTACCAGTATCCGGCTCATTAGACCATCTTTTTAGAGTGTGTCAGTTCTGTGGTTCCAAtatcctcccgatcgcagttgtagAGAATCAAATCACGGTCCTAACTACCAAATCTAGCACCAATCACCACCGGACAAACTAATGATTACTACCAGTATCCAGCTCATTAGACCGTCTTTTTAGAGTGTGTCAGTTTTGTGATTCCAAtatcctcccgatcgcagttgcggaggaTCAAATCATGGTCCTCACTATCAAATCTAGCACCAATCACCACCGGACCAACTAATGATTAGTATAATCTTtgtatttaaagtaaaatagagtaatgtatattaattttttcatgaaagggatttttttcttaaaaaaaaaagtctaaacaATTATAACATCAATTAGAAATAAGTTTGGGATGATTTGCTGTCATATGTACGATGTATATTTTGAAACTAGCTACCAACCAGCACTAGATGAACCAACATTGACCAAAAACAAACCACTTCATATATTCACTCTCCctttctactaaatttatggCTATATATACACATTACACAACCACTTTGCCAAACTACAATCAATTTAACAACACCCTTCAATCCATAATTAtatccaaaaacaaaacaaaaatggaTAGTAGAAATGGTGATAATTTCATTGTGAGTGTCACAAATGAAGAGGTGGTGGCAGCAGTGTTACCAATACAAGAACATTGGCTACCACTCTCTAATCTTGACTTACTTCTACCTAAAGTAGATGTTGGAGTGTTCTTTTGTTACAAGAATCCTATGTTGTTGTCCACTTCTACAACATATTTAACCTTTGAATCTATGGTTGTGTCTCTCAAGAAGGCATTAGCTAAGGTTTTGGTCTCTTACTATGCCTTTGCTGGTGAAGTTGTGTCTAATTCTGTTGGTGAACCTGAGCTTCTTTGTAATAACCGTGGGgttgattttgttgaagctgTGGCTGATGTTGAGCTTCAATGCATTAACTTTTATAATCCTGATGAATTTGTTGAAGGAAAGTTTGTTCCGAAGAAGAAGCACGGCGTGCTTGCTATTCAGGTAAATGTATCTTTGAAATtataatgaatgaataaaaataaattttgattgaattataatgaatgaataaaaataatctaTATTAATCTATTTCCcgcaaaattttattatattggAATTTGTCTTTGCAATAATAGttagaaaatttgatttttgtccTTCTAATATGAGtgaaataaataactaaaataaatatttcaaggatcaatttttaatgaacaaattttgtaaagatttaaacaaaacaacacaacaGAGACCAAAAGCGATATATATGCAaggactaaaattaaattaataagatattttagatttttaaaaacgcataaaccattaatcttcaccggtctcaataacatatcaaacaattttacatttttatacaattcaacatagatgatctatacgatataagctttcaatccaacagtgaattttgtaaaatttgtattcgttaaagcgtgaTTGAGCGgtataacattactcaaatgttacactggTGTAATTTGACCTCTTCCCTATTTCCAATGTACAAAAAACTATACTCTGagatttttgtttctttgacaTAATTTTAAAGTCTCATATTTTTTATGGTGGTGATTTCAAAGAGAAGGCAATACAAGTACATGTTAAATTTATGTCCATTAGGGACAAAAAGtgaaacataattatttttcgaactaaaaaaactaaaagtgaAACATaattatccaatttttatttttaggaactaaaaatcaaaattcactattttttaaaatacaaaaaacttattcaacccattttttaatatcaattaaaatattaaattattatataaaaatgtgtataaaataattttgtcattacttattttatttttcttaatgtttattaaaaatataaaatgatttgttttgtaaaaaatgtatttttctcacaagaataattttttcatttaaatataacATGTATTTTATCATGTTAATATAAAGTGTGCACTaaacatatgatatgataaaacaatattatcctctgtgcaccaaacatatgaCAGGATATGTGTTTATCCTGCCACTATCCTTTCATATCCTTATCTAGCTCTTTATCCTATTCTATCTCTATCCTATAtatcatgcgcaccaaacgaGAAACTTATAAATTTTGAGtttaaaaattgtatttgaccatatttctccttaaaaaaattagagaaataaagtaaagaagtagaaaataaggagaaattgggtcaaacacaattttttacttctttactacttttaataggaagaaaaaaaagtataaaataagtAGGATCAAACGGGGCCTCGGTATAACTTACCTAATAGTTTGGTTTTACAATAAAATTAGTTGAAATATTTATTATTGTGTTAGTCAATATTTTATTTCGTTcagattatattttaaaaaagttaatctttgaatttctttttagaGTTAAACCTTTTTTTCaaactattaatttttatttttaaagaaagaataaaaaagtaCTATGATTCCAAGGTCAGACTAAGCATAAAATTAATGCCATGTACATGAAATTTAGTGTGTGAATTGaatctatcaatttttttatgcagGTAACTTCATTAAAATGTGGCGGGATAGTAGTAGCATGCACATTTGATCATCGCATAGCAGATGCCTATTCAACAAACATGTTTCTAGTATCATGGGCTGAGATGGCCCACTCAATAAAGCCCACCAAGCCCAAAACCATAACAACCACAAACAAACCATGTTTTCGCCGATCCCTCCTTAGCCCCCGCCATCCCGGATCTATCCACCCTTCTCTTGATGATATGTACATTCCCATTTCAAAACTTCCCCCTCCTTCGGCCACCGCTACCAAGCCGCTACTTAGTCGAATATACCACATCACCGCAGAGGAGCTCCAATGCTTGCAATCACTTGCCGCTGGGACCAATGATGGCAACACCAAGCCTACAAAACTTGAATCTTTCTCTGCCTACTTGTGGAAGTTGATTGCTCATGCAGCCAAAAGGGACCGTAGTAAAATGGTCATTGCCAAAATGGGTATAGTGGTTGATGGAAGAAAGAGACTTGGCAATGATAGTAGCGACGAGAAAGGGAAAGAAGCAATGATGGAACGATATTTTGGGAATGTTCTTTCTATACCATTTGGTGGGAAACCAGTGGAAGAGTTGGTGGATAAGCCATTAGGGTGGGTGGTTGACGAGGTCCGTGAGTTTGTATCAGTAGCAACAACGGAAGAACATTTTTTGGGGCTCATAGATTGGGTGGAAGAGAATCGACCTGTCCCTGGATTGGCGAAGATTTATTGCGGTTCCTCTAGCGAGGGACCAACTTTTGTGGTGTCTTCCGGACAAAGGTTTCCGGAAGACAAGGTTAATTTTGGGTGGGGGAAAGTTGTGTTTGCATCTTACCATTTTCCTTGGGGTGGTGAAGCTGGTTATGTGATGCCAATGCCAAGCCCTTTAAGGAATGGTGATTGGATTGTTTACATGCACCTTTTGAAAGAGCAGTTGGAGATCATAGAGTCCGAGGCAGATCATGTGTTTAGACCTATAACTTGGGATTATCTCAATCAATGATGGATAAGGTATTGATAATCATGCATGTTGACTTGTTCTAGTGTTTAAAAGTTTGTAACATCTATTTTATGTATTTCAACAAAAGTGTCATGTCATATATAGTTGCTATAAGCTTGTAACATACTTCCTCttaccttaattataagcaaatgtcACTTTTTGGAtatattgaataactaatgtatttagtctaaaaagTGGACAagatatattagtt
This portion of the Trifolium pratense cultivar HEN17-A07 linkage group LG3, ARS_RC_1.1, whole genome shotgun sequence genome encodes:
- the LOC123917257 gene encoding coniferyl alcohol acyltransferase-like, which produces MAIYTHYTTTLPNYNQFNNTLQSIIISKNKTKMDSRNGDNFIVSVTNEEVVAAVLPIQEHWLPLSNLDLLLPKVDVGVFFCYKNPMLLSTSTTYLTFESMVVSLKKALAKVLVSYYAFAGEVVSNSVGEPELLCNNRGVDFVEAVADVELQCINFYNPDEFVEGKFVPKKKHGVLAIQVTSLKCGGIVVACTFDHRIADAYSTNMFLVSWAEMAHSIKPTKPKTITTTNKPCFRRSLLSPRHPGSIHPSLDDMYIPISKLPPPSATATKPLLSRIYHITAEELQCLQSLAAGTNDGNTKPTKLESFSAYLWKLIAHAAKRDRSKMVIAKMGIVVDGRKRLGNDSSDEKGKEAMMERYFGNVLSIPFGGKPVEELVDKPLGWVVDEVREFVSVATTEEHFLGLIDWVEENRPVPGLAKIYCGSSSEGPTFVVSSGQRFPEDKVNFGWGKVVFASYHFPWGGEAGYVMPMPSPLRNGDWIVYMHLLKEQLEIIESEADHVFRPITWDYLNQ